One part of the Rutidosis leptorrhynchoides isolate AG116_Rl617_1_P2 chromosome 1, CSIRO_AGI_Rlap_v1, whole genome shotgun sequence genome encodes these proteins:
- the LOC139876957 gene encoding pentatricopeptide repeat-containing protein At4g21065, with protein MHSDLHIPSVLKKCIALLHSSATSIHKLKQIHAFSIKHGAHICNPDMGKHLLFTLVSLSAPMSYAHRIFNQIHNPNIFTWNTMIRGYAESQNPKPAIDEHRKMRVFAVEPDTHTYPFLLKAIAKLMDVREGEMVHSVVVKNGFGSLVFVQNGVVHMYAACGRAESAHKLFEEMSERNLVTWNSVINGFVLNGRPNETLTLFRDMVDDGVEPDGFTLVSLLTACAELGALVLGKRLHSYMFKVGLVDNLHAANALLDLYAKTGNIMEAQKVFNEMEEESVVSWTALIVGLAMNGYGIEAINLFKELERKQLKPSEITFVGVLYACSHCGMVDEGFTYFKRMKEEFGIEPRIEHHGCMVDLLGRSGRVKQAYEYIIDMPIKPNAVIWRTLLGACTIYKDTDLAEFARAQLLQLEPNHSGDYVLLSNLYASERRWSDVSKVRKTMLQQGIQKSPGHSLVELGNRVYQFTMGDMSNIQSEDIYVKLIEITKLLRLEGYVPHVANVLADIEEEEKETALSYHSEKIAIAFMLINTPHGTPIRVVKNLRVCADCHLAIKLISKVYKREIVVRDRSRFHHFKDGSCTCNDYW; from the coding sequence ATGCACTCGGACCTGCACATCCCTTCAGTTCTCAAAAAATGCATAGCTTTATTACACTCTAGTGCAACTTCAATCCACAAACTCAAACAAATTCACGCCTTTTCAATCAAACATGGCGCTCATATCTGCAATCCGGACATGGGCAAACATCTTCTGTTCACCCTCGTCTCCCTCTCTGCACCGATGTCATACGCTCACAGAATCTTCAATCAAATCCATAACCCAAATATTTTCACTTGGAACACCATGATTAGAGGCTATGCAGAAAGCCAAAACCCAAAACCAGCGATCGATGAACACCGCAAAATGCGGGTGTTTGCTGTTGAGCCGGATACGCATACCTACCCGTTTCTTTTGAAAGCCATTGCTAAGTTAATGGATGTTAGAGAGGGTGAGATGGTGCATTCGGTAGTTGTTAAGAATGGGTTTGGGTCGCTGGTGTTTGTTCAGAATGGGGTGGTGCATATGTATGCTGCGTGTGGGCGCGCTGAGAGTGCACACAAACTGTTCGAGGAAATGTCTGAGAGAAATCTTGTTACTTGGAACTCGGTGATTAATGGGTTTGTGCTGAATGGAAGGCCTAATGAGACGCTAACGCTTTTTAGGGATATGGTTGATGATGGGGTTGAGCCGGATGGGTTTACTTTGGTCAGCTTGCTTACTGCGTGTGCTGAGCTTGGTGCGTTGGTGTTGGGTAAGAGGCTTCATTCGTACATGTTTAAGGTTGGACTGGTTGACAATTTGCATGCTGCTAATGCGCTTTTGGATCTTTATGCGAAAACCGGAAACATTATGGAAGCACAGAAAGTTTTTAATGAGATGGAGGAGGAAAGTGTCGTATCGTGGACTGCACTTATTGTGGGTTTGGCTATGAACGGATATGGGATTGAAGCAATTAATCTGTTTAAGGAGTTGGAGAGGAAACAGTTAAAACCTAGTGAGATTACTTTTGTTGGGGTGTTATATGCTTGTAGTCATTGTGGAATGGTTGATGAGGGATTCACTTATTTCAAACGAATGAAAGAAGAATTCGGTATCGAACCTCGAATTGAACACCATGGTTGTATGGTGGATTTGTTAGGGAGATCAGGTCGAGTAAAACAAGCTTATGAATACATAATTGACATGCCAATTAAGCCAAATGCAGTTATATGGAGGACTTTATTGGGTGCATGTACAATATACAAGGATACTGATTTAGCAGAGTTTGCAAGGGCTCAACTGTTACAGTTAGAACCTAATCACAGTGGAGACTATGTTTTGCTATCAAATTTATATGCTTCTGAAAGACGTTGGTCTGATGTGTCAAAAGTGAGAAAAACAATGTTACAACAAGGTATACAAAAATCTCCGGGCCATAGTTTAGTTGAGTTAGGAAATCGTGTTTATCAGTTTACCATGGGAGATATGTCTAATATACAAAGTGAAGATATATATGTAAAATTGATAGAGATCACAAAGTTATTGAGGTTAGAAGGTTATGTGCCTCATGTTGCGAATGTACTTGCGGatatagaagaagaagaaaaggagaCTGCTTTATCTTATCACAGTGAGAAGATTGCAATCGCGTTTATGCTTATTAACACGCCTCATGGAACCCCTATAAGAGTTGTGAAGAACTTAAGAGTATGTGCCGATTGTCATCTTgctataaaactcatttcaaaggTGTATAAACGAGAGATTGTGGTGAGAGATCGAAGCCGGTTTCACCATTTTAAGGATGGGTCATGTACCTGCAACGATTATTGGTAA